One stretch of Girardinichthys multiradiatus isolate DD_20200921_A chromosome 2, DD_fGirMul_XY1, whole genome shotgun sequence DNA includes these proteins:
- the best1 gene encoding bestrophin-2 — protein MTVTYSRRVADAGLGTFFHLLLRWRGSIYKLLYRELIIFTVLYYFFSIVYRFLLSSEQKRLFEKLSIYCDRYAELIPVSFVLGFYVTLVVSRWWGQFENIPWPDRLAALVGGHVRGTDEAARLTRRTLMRYVNLSGVLIYRSVSTAVYKRFPTTKHLVQAGLMTSEELRYLEGLPSPHNKFWVPCTWFVNLALRARTEGRINNDVALTAILTELNSLRAKCMKLYGYDWISLPLVYTQVATVAVYSFFLACLIGRQFLDPVQGYPGHDVDFYLPVFTLLQFFFYVGWLKVAEQLINPFGEDDDDFETNWLVDRNLQVSLLSVDEMYDSLPLVERDMYWNESEPQPPYTPSTAEHRKPSFMGSALDISVPKEEMEFQSNLEQIKENEEANYTTPLLGGLGRLLGVQYPNFTRSSRVPLLRHRPGAPLSRFPLYLHPEAPSTPNHACHPLNQERDPDYAFSTVPMYERPGFYSCPQTPIHCVPPAVPRPRHARRTQNEWDRSCSSIAPPIVGSQLLAPDTPSHLPPPPSSAFPWVSGEGDSQSGPAFSFPDSAPELCPISKLRPGHGLLSRRPPPPRLTLETLPSVDSQPGPPSARVTGGEGERTFSFTPPSHAAVPNPGNPNSSSSSINATATNSAGTTGSLCNGTSHSGFSDHGNVTSIPRTSNGATSSGPSTNMNTVSTSAPSQEASQQNSANDSGISLAEGDLLGVLVDGGMNKEEKGSRTEEQTN, from the exons ATGACAGTGACATACTCTCGAAGAGTTGCTGATGCAGGTTTGGGGACCTTTTTTCACCTGCTCCTGCGATGGAGAGGCAGCATCTATAAACTGCTGTACAGAGAGCTCATCATCTTCACTGTGCTCTACTACTTCTTCAGCATTGTTTACAG GTTTCTATTAAGCAGCGAGCAGAAGAGGCTGTTTGAGAAGCTGTCAATATACTGTGACCGCTATGCAGAACTCATTCCTGTGTCGTTTGTGTTGG gTTTCTATGTTACTCTGGTTGTCTCTCGTTGGTGGGGCCAATTCGAGAACATACCCTGGCCAGATCGTTTGGCAGCACTAGTTGGAGGCCATGTCCGTGGGACCGATGAGGCTGCCAGGCTGACCCGAAGAACCCTAATGCGCTATGTCAACCTCTCAGGAGTTCTGATCTACCGCTCTGTCAGTACTGCTGTCTACAAGAGGTTTCCAACCACCAAGCATTTGGTACAGGCAG GTTTGATGACTTCAGAGGAACTGAGATACCTGGAGGGTCTACCTTCCCCTCATAACAAATTTTGGGTGCCTTGTACATGGTTTGTCAACTTGGCTCTGAGAGCACGGACTGAGGGTCGCATCAACAATGACGTGGCCCTCACAGCCATTCTCACT GAGCTGAACAGTTTAAGGGCAAAGTGTATGAAGTTGTACGGGTACGATTGGATTAGCCTCCCTCTCGTCTATACTCAG GTGGCAACAGTTGCGGTCTACAGCTTCTTTCTGGCATGTCTGATTGGTCGACAGTTCTTGGATCCCGTTCAAGGATATCCAGGCCATGATGTGGATTTCTACCTGCCAGTTTTTACCCtactgcagttttttttctatgttgGCTGGCTGAAG GTAGCTGAGCAACTCATAAACCCTTTTGGTGAAGACGATGATGACTTTGAAACAAACTGGCTTGTTGATCGAAACCTGCAG GTGTCTCTGTTGTCCGTGGATGAGATGTACGACAGCCTTCCACTGGTTGAGAGAGACATGTATTGGAATGAGTCGGAGCCGCAGCCTCCCTACACTCCTTCCACTGCTGAACATCGTAAACCTTCGTTCATGGGCTCAGCTCTAGATATCAG TGTTCCTAAGGAGGAGATGGAGTTTCAGTCCAACTTGGAGCAGATCAAAGAAAATGAAGAAGCCAACTATACCACCCCACTGCTTGGAGGGTTGGGTCGTCTTTTGGGGGTCCAGTACCCAAACTTTACTCGTTCATCCCGGGTTCCTCTGCTGCGTCACCGCCCTGGAGCTCCACTGAGCCGGTTCCCTTTATATTTGCACCCAGAAGCACCATCGACCCCTAATCACGCCTGCCACCCTTTGAACCAGGAGCGGGATCCAGACTACGCCTTCTCCACTGTGCCCATGTATGAGAGACCAGGATTTTACAGCTGCCCCCAAACACCCATTCACTGTGTCCCCCCTGCAGTACCTCGCCCTCGGCATGCCCGAAGGACCCAAAATGAGTGGGATCGCAGCTGCAGCTCTATAGCCCCTCCAATAGTGGGCTCCCAGTTACTGGCTCCTGACACACCCAGCCATCTCCCACCACCACCATCTTCTGCATTTCCCTGGGTGAGTGGGGAGGGAGATTCGCAGAGTGGACCGGCATTCTCCTTCCCTGACTCAGCACCAGAACTCTGTCCAATATCTAAACTCAGACCAGGACATGGCCTCCTGTCTCGACGCCCTCCTCCCCCTCGCCTCACTTTAGAAACCCTCCCATCTGTTGACAGTCAGCCAGGTCCCCCAAGTGCTCGGGTTACTGGAGGCGAAGGTGAAAGGACATTTTCATTCACTCCCCCCTCTCACGCAGCGGTACCAAATCCTGGTAATCCCaacagcagctccagcagcatTAATGCAACAGCCACCAACAGCGCTGGCACAACAGGAAGTCTTTGCAATGGAACAAGCCACAGTGGTTTTAGTGACCATGGAAACGTCACCTCAATCCCGAGGACGAGCAATGGGGCCACAAGCAGCGGGCCGAGCACCAACATGAACACAGTTTCTACATCTGCACCATCACAAGAAGCGAGTCAGCAAAACTCAGCCAATGATTCGGGAATCTCACTGGCTGAGGGGGACCTGCTGGGAGTTCTGGTGGATGGTGGGATGAATAAGGAAGAGAAAGGGAGCAGGACTGAAGAACAAACTAACTAA
- the fth1b gene encoding ferritin, heavy polypeptide 1b: protein MSSQIRQNFHEDCEAAINRQINLELYASYVYLSMAHYFDRDDKSLPNFAIFFNAQSKEEREHAEKLMSLQNKRGGRIFLQDIKKPDRDEWGSGLEALECAFQLEKSVNQSLLDLQKMAAEHNDPHMCDFIETHFLDEQVKSIKQLADWISNLRRMGAPQNGMAEYLFDKHTMGEEAS from the exons ATGAGTTCCCAAATCCGACAAAACTTTCATGAGGACTGCGAGGCTGCAATCAACAGACAGATAAACTTGGAGCTGTATGCCTCCTATGTTTATCTCTCAATG GCACACTATTTTGACAGGGATGATAAATCCCTACCAAATTTTGCCATATTCTTCAATGCACAGTCGAAAGAGGAGCGTGAGCATGCAGAGAAGCTGATGAGTCTGCAGAACAAGCGTGGAGGCAGAATTTTTCTGCAGGACATCAAG aaaCCTGATAGAGATGAGTGGGGGAGTGGCCTTGAGGCACTGGAGTGTGCCTTTCAGCTGGAGAAAAGTGTAAACCAATCCCTGCTGGACCTGCAGAAAATGGCAGCCGAACACAATGATCCTCAT ATGTGCGACTTCatagaaacacattttctggATGAGCAGGtgaaatcaatcaaacaacTGGCAGACTGGATCTCAAACCTGCGTCGCATGGGAGCCCCTCAGAATGGGATGGCTGAGTACCTCTTTGACAAACACACCATGGGAGAGGAAGCCAGTTGA